The DNA segment ATAATGTTTTTATCTTTCCAAAAAAACTCAAATAATTATACACTTCAATACTTACATTTTAATAGTGTATAATTATCCTTCATGTCATAGACATAGAACTTAAATTTTTACAAGTAGTATAGATAAAGATGAATAGTATTAGATAGAGATATTAAGGTTTTCTATACTATCGTAATATAATCTTAATATATGAAAACATATACTTATTTATTGAATTATTTACACTATACATAAATTTAATAATGTGATACTATGTACTTATAAAGCGTTTTACACATTTTTCTATTTATTTGATATGTGTTTTGTTTCTGAAAATAGTAATATATTTTAGGTATATCAATATACTTTTAATATATTATTTTTTAAGTCACAAGGCAAACGTTTTATGCTGTTAACATAAGCATAAAATTATATTTCGGCATACTGATCTATTCTGGATAGTATGCAAAAGGAGGATATTTTATCTGTACCAACAAAACTAAATATTTTAAGGGGGTCATTTTATGAGTAGTAAAGCAACAAGTACTGGATTTTTAGACAAAACTTTTAAAGTGTCAGAAAGAAATTCTAATGTAAAGACAGAAATTTTTGCTGGTATTACCACTTTCATGACTATAGCTTATCTACTTGCAGTTATTCCAGGTAATCTTGGTGAAGTTGGAATGCCTAAACAAGCTGTTTTTACAGCAACAGTATTATCTGCACTAATAGCAACAGCGTTAGCGGGTATTTTAGGTAACTATCCATTTGGATTAGCACCATCAATGGGGTTAAACTCATTCTTTGCATTCTCTGTAGTAATAGGAATGAAAAAGTCGTGGGAATTTGCTTTAACGGCAGGTCTTATTGCAGGAATTATTCTTGTGCTACTAACTGTATTGAGAATTAGGGAAGCATTGTTTGATGCCATTCCTCATA comes from the Gottschalkia purinilytica genome and includes:
- a CDS encoding NCS2 family permease: MSSKATSTGFLDKTFKVSERNSNVKTEIFAGITTFMTIAYLLAVIPGNLGEVGMPKQAVFTATVLSALIATALAGILGNYPFGLAPSMGLNSFFAFSVVIGMKKSWEFALTAGLIAGIILVLLTVLRIREALFDAIPHNLKMAMISGIGLFITFIGLKNAGIVKAGGAILEIGVLKDPAVFIALIGIVITGVLMYKNVKGALLIGIVATTIIGIPFGVTQLPSSIVSLPPSVAPTALKFVGWDQILTIDMGVAVFTFLFVAIFDTI